TGAACTGAGCACAAATGCGCGACACAAGCTTTGCATCGGTCGGATCGGGACAGGTGGCCACCGGCACGCCCTCCACAAGGCAAAGCATCGTCGTAATCGAAAAACCGAATGCATGGAACAGCGGGAGCGAACCCAGGAACACGTCATCGGCGCAGGGATTCAAAACGCTTTCGCACTGTTTGATATTACCCATCAAGTTGTAATGCGTGAGTTCCACACCCTTCGGCCTACCTTCGGAGCCCGAACTAAAGATTACCGTAGCCACATCGTCAAGCGTGACCTTCTTGAAGAAACGCAATTCCAGGTACCAGGCCGGCAATACGAGTACTCTCAAGAAGTTGAGAATCATGGTTCTCTTCGGAATCATCTCCTTAAGGTCTTCCATATAGTACACTTTGTACTTCGAAAGCAGAATGTCCATGTTAATGCCCTTCTGCTTCAATTTCTCGACAAAGACCTTGGCCGTAATAATGCTCTTGACATCGGCAACACCACAGCAATAGTCCATGGTTTCAGGCGTATTGGTGTAGTTCAGGTTGTAGACCGTCTTGCCGCGCACAAGGCATGCCATGTTGGCAATAATGCCCGGGCCCGAAGGCGGAATCAACACACCCACCTGCTTTTCGCCGATAGTTAATTTATCAATAACCTTCGCAAAAGAAAGAACTGCAGTCGTAAGCGTATGGGCAGACAAGTGCTTGCCGTCGGGGCTATACACCGAAGGACCACTCCCCACCTTCTTTGCCGTACGGATCCAGGCAGAAGCCACCGGACGGAGCTTACGGATGTATGTTTCCCAAGCGGTAATAGAAAGTTCCTGTACAGCACGCTTGATCGTTACCGGGTCTGCTTCGAGCGGGAGTTCGTTACCGAAAGCAACCGTCACAATTCGTCCGCCCGAATGCACCAAATCCTTGAAGCCCGCATCGGCCATGGAATACGAACTGCCCCACAGGCCCTGCACGTAGAACGGCAGCAGTTTTACCTTGGGCACATCGCGAATCGCCGCCGAATAATCCAGCCTAAAGCGGTTCATGTTACCCGTCGAAGTCATTGCATTTTCGGGGAACATCACCACCGCTTCGCCACGCAAAAGGGCATGGCGCGCCTTTTCCATTGCAGGAGCCGGGTTCGAAATATCCAGGTTGATAGTCTTCATCTGCGAAAGCAGCAGACGCACGTACCACTTTTCATACGGTCGGCGCGTAATCACAAAGCGCATGGGTCTCGGGCTTGCCATCTGGATCAGCGCCCAGTCAATGTACGAGATATGGTTACCCACCAACAGTACCGGGCCTTCCCACGGAATATTCTGCACGCCCGACACCAAGAACTTGTAGTGGATCGAAAGCGCGGAACGCAGCAACTGGCGGAGCAATGTATGCGGCATGGCCCAAAGAGCCCACACCGTGCCGGCCAAGCAGTAAATGCCCAGAATAAAGAACAGGTCCATGCGCTCAAACTTCAAGTACTTGAGCGCCACAATCAAAAGCACGTCAAAAGCGATAATGCAAATGTTCTGCACCGCGTTGCTAATCGAAAGCACGTGGCCAGCCGAACGCGGCTTAGTATTGTACAGGAGCATCGCAAACATCGGAAGCGCATACAAACCGCCACAGAAACCGAGCAAGGCAAAAGCAATCGCATTATAGGGGCGCGGAATAAACGGAATAATCAAGATCAAGGCGGCAGCACCGGCCGTTCCCAGCGGAATAAGGCCCATTTCGATAAAGGCCCTGGACATGCGCATGGCGTAGTAGGAACCGAGCACCAGGCCCACAATCGTCCCCACAATCGCATAGTTCGCCATCAAGTCCTTATCGAACAGCGACCCCGAACCGAACATGTCTTGCACAATGAACAGCAGCAAGAAGATCATGACCCAGAACATCGAAAGGCCAATAATCGACTGGCGGAGCGCACGGTTCTTCCAGGCCTTCTTGAACTTGCGGCGGGTAAAGGCAAAGTTGTAGTAACGGCTCCAGGGGAACTTCATTTCGGCGTCGTAGGCGCCAATAGAGGGGATTGCAAATGCGAACACGGTACCAAGGAGTTCCACGACGGCAATGCCCGCAATAATCGGGAGCACGCCCTGCATCAAGTGGGCAAAGTCAAGCGTCTGCGGAGCAATCTGTTCAAACGCCACCGCGGTCGCCGCAGCAGACAACAGCAAACTTACGAAGGTAACGATCGTAAAGCGGCCGGCGCCATTTGCAAGCATGCGCACGCCCACCAGTTCCTTGAGGTAGCCGCTTTTTGCCGGCGAGGCAATGGCCTGCAGCACAAAGAAAAGGGCCGCAGCCGCAAACACAAATGTCATACTTCCGATATACGCCGCCACACCGAACACGCCCACAGCCGGGATCATAAGCAGCGACGTAATGCGCAACACGCGTTCCTTGGGATACTTGTCCGAGAAATAGCCGGCGGGCGTTACAAGCAGCACGCACGGCAAAAGAATCAAGAGGTGCAGGACTATAAACGAACTGTCGCTCGATTCAAACAAATGCAAACGGTTAAGCACCAATTCCAAGAGGGCAACAAGAGACGTGGTCGAAGCGACCTGCGAAAAAACGACCCCATAAAAAGCGAAAGAACCTTGATGTTTTTCCATTTCTAATTCCTTGGATTTATGGGGTAAAAGATACACTTTTTGTATGTAAAAAACAGAAAACCCCGGCCGAGCCGGGGTCTTTTTAACACTTGATTTTCAGGGGTTATTTGCCGCGATTAGTGTTTCGGGCGGCGATAACCGAAGGACTTCAGGAGTTCGTCACTATTCTTGATGACGTCGCCCTTACGCTTTGCAGAAGGACCAAAGCCGTCGCCGGTTTCCTTGTACTGCTTGGCGTTGAAGTCAGAAGACGGGAGCGTACAACGGAGCTTCGAACGGATAGTGGCTTCAACCTTGTAAACATAGGCGCCAGTAGCGTACTGCTTGCCGTTATCAGCCTTCACAAAGCCGTTCTTGTCCGGTTTCTGTTCGAAGTAGAGGTTGAGCACGCCTGCTTCGTCGGTAAAGCTCGGGTCGTTCAAATCCTGCTTGAAGTTGAAGTAATCCACGAAGTTGCCTAGAGAGGTGTACACCCAGATCTTGGCATGCAACTTGGAATCGTACAGGTTGAACTGACTGATATCGCTCGGAATCTTGACGCCGTCTTCGCAGTACTTTTCGACGTACTCTTCGACAGAGATCTTGGTGGCGTTATCGGCATCCACACCTTCGAGCGGAATCATGCCGTCAGACACAACGATATCATCCAAGGTGGCAAGGCCGCTAACGGTACCGTAACCTGCCTTCGGAACAATCACCGGCAACTTGATATCCAGAGCGAGAGTCGGGCCCAAGTGACCTTCATCCATTCCCGGATACGGTTCTTCGCCGCTACCATCCTTGGTCTTGAAGCTGCCACCGATCAAGGTTTCAACTTCCTTGCCCGTAGAGGGGTTCTTGATGCTCACTGCGAAGGTTTCGCCCTTCTTCGGCGGGTTCACAGAGTAGTATTCTTCGACCTTATCCTTGTCGATTTCGGTAACAGGCTGTTCCACAGCGATGTTCACGCTCTTGGAATCCTTCATCATGACAGACACCGTATCAGAGGCTTCGTTACCAGCCTTGTCGCGGTAGAAGCGCACGATGATGTTCGGTCCCTTTTCAAGCCCCTGGATCGTCAGAGAATCCTGTTCGACACCGTTCACGGTCCACTTGACTTCCACGAAGTTCGAACGAACGATGGAGTACGTGACCGGAGAAAGGATTTCGACAGTCGGAGTCGTCTGGTCAAGCACGATGAACACGGATTCGGTAGCAAAGTTACCGTAGATGTTCTTGTAGGTGTAGGTCACAGCGTAGCCAATGTCGCCTTCGGCGTTCTTGACCATGTTGCCCTTTTCGTCGACAGCGTAAGACACGACCGTCGGCATACCCAGACCATCGATGCTAACCGTGGTCACCGAGAAGATACCTTCGCTCACGTTGGAGTTCTTTTCGGAATCCTTGCCCTTGCCGGACTTGGAACCCTTCGAAGAAGCACCCTGGTACATGAGTTCACCGTTCGGGCCCTTGGCGAGGATTTCACCCGTCAAGGCGTCAGCGATGTAAGAGACTTCCACTTCCTGGTCATCCACCACAGTCTTGTAGGTAACCGTGATGATTTCCACAGATTCGGTCTTGCCCTTGGAATTGATCACCGAGGCCTTGACCGGTTCGCCGTCCTTGTCGACAATGTAGGACACGGTCACCGTATCGCCGCCGACAAGCTGCGTGTAAGACACCTTTTCAGAGTTGCCGTTCACCGGAGAACGTGTCACCGGACCAGTCGGAGTTTCGTCGAGCATCAGCTTGCTGTCTGCGATTTCGTTCATCTTTCTGAACGTTGCGTCAGGCACCTTCACCGGTTCGAGGTTCACTTCGAGAGCGAAAGACGTATCGCGCTTGTTGGCCGGATCCTTCACGTGCACGTACACGGAATCGCGTTCCTTGTTCACGTAGATGTTGGTATCGGCATCGCCCATATCTTCAACAATCGTGAACACGTTTTCGGCCTTGACATGCGTCGGGTTGGCAGTCACTTCGACAACAGGCACTTCGTCGTTGAACATGATGACGACCGTATCGGCACCAGCCTTGTCCTTCGTCGGGTTCTTGTAAGAAATCACGATGACATTCTTACCCTTCTTCAGGACCGTATCCTTCGAGACGATCTCGTCGTCCTGACGCCAGGTAATCGTGCCGTTCTTCTTGTTCGTATAGACCGTATCCGGGTAGTTCCAAGTAGAGTCGACATTGTCGTACTTGGTAATAACCACATCGGTATATTCAATCACGTTGGTCACATTGATCTTGACCTTGGCGGTGTCGGCGAATTCGCCATCGTACACCTGGACATAGATCACGTAGCTCTTCTTGGCTTCGTAATCCAAGGTGTCCTTCAGGATCACGGCACCCGTATGCGGGTCAACCATGAACACTGCAGAATCGCCGTCCACAATCGTGTAGGTCAGCTGGCTGTATTCCTTCTTCTTATCCGGATCCGTAGCCTTCACCGTATCGATAACGGTCCAGACCGTGGTAGATTCCGGAACGGCAATCGTCTTGTCCGAAATAGAAGGCGGTTCGTTCACATCGTGGATATTCACCGTGATTTCCTTCGTGATGGTAATCGGACCACCGGAAATCATCTCCGTATCCTTGATGCCCACCATGTCGGTGACAGCCACGCGGACCGTAACGGTCGGGTTCTTTTCGTAGTCAAGGCCAGCGCACTTGTCCTTCTTCACAGTCACAAGGCCAGTCTTGCTATCGATCGTGAAGCAACCCGTCGGATCCTCAACAATCTTGAAGCTCATCACCGTATCGAAGCGGTCAATATCAAACCACTTGACCGTGTCGAGCGGAGTACCCTTCGGAGAGTTTTCATCGACACCAAGCGTATCGGTCAAAATCTCAGGAGGTTCATTCAAGTCGATCAACTTGACAGGAACCTTCAAGTCTGTGTAAACAGTCTTAAGAGTCGTGTCACCGTAAACCAGTTCCACCCAGTATGCGGAATCCTGACCGCAAACATACTCGCCGTTTTCGCAGTCAAGCTTGACATTTGCGAGAAGCATGACACGCATCAAGTCCGTAGAGTCCTTTACCAGCTGGAACAGTTCGGTATTTCCG
The sequence above is a segment of the Fibrobacter sp. UWB5 genome. Coding sequences within it:
- a CDS encoding MFS transporter → MEKHQGSFAFYGVVFSQVASTTSLVALLELVLNRLHLFESSDSSFIVLHLLILLPCVLLVTPAGYFSDKYPKERVLRITSLLMIPAVGVFGVAAYIGSMTFVFAAAALFFVLQAIASPAKSGYLKELVGVRMLANGAGRFTIVTFVSLLLSAAATAVAFEQIAPQTLDFAHLMQGVLPIIAGIAVVELLGTVFAFAIPSIGAYDAEMKFPWSRYYNFAFTRRKFKKAWKNRALRQSIIGLSMFWVMIFLLLFIVQDMFGSGSLFDKDLMANYAIVGTIVGLVLGSYYAMRMSRAFIEMGLIPLGTAGAAALILIIPFIPRPYNAIAFALLGFCGGLYALPMFAMLLYNTKPRSAGHVLSISNAVQNICIIAFDVLLIVALKYLKFERMDLFFILGIYCLAGTVWALWAMPHTLLRQLLRSALSIHYKFLVSGVQNIPWEGPVLLVGNHISYIDWALIQMASPRPMRFVITRRPYEKWYVRLLLSQMKTINLDISNPAPAMEKARHALLRGEAVVMFPENAMTSTGNMNRFRLDYSAAIRDVPKVKLLPFYVQGLWGSSYSMADAGFKDLVHSGGRIVTVAFGNELPLEADPVTIKRAVQELSITAWETYIRKLRPVASAWIRTAKKVGSGPSVYSPDGKHLSAHTLTTAVLSFAKVIDKLTIGEKQVGVLIPPSGPGIIANMACLVRGKTVYNLNYTNTPETMDYCCGVADVKSIITAKVFVEKLKQKGINMDILLSKYKVYYMEDLKEMIPKRTMILNFLRVLVLPAWYLELRFFKKVTLDDVATVIFSSGSEGRPKGVELTHYNLMGNIKQCESVLNPCADDVFLGSLPLFHAFGFSITTMLCLVEGVPVATCPDPTDAKLVSRICAQFKVSFMVATGTFLRMWGVNRAVHPLMFSSVRRIYAGAEKIREDVRQLYRTKFKLEIFEGFGCTETTPVAAVNTKDVLMDDYKTVLVGNKPGTVGAPLPGTQFRIVDPDTMEELPIGEDGLILIGGAQIMKGYLKNPEKTAQAIAIINGRRWYKTGDKGHVDEDGYLTIVDRYSRFAKLGGEMVSLGSVDFKISETTFFEGVDHFTVAVPDGSKGEKIALLFAGDISEDEAKDRLKQVGLPPLMQPSYVLKLDDLPKLGSGKCDFQTGKKIAMERLGLKND